Proteins found in one Neomonachus schauinslandi chromosome 1, ASM220157v2, whole genome shotgun sequence genomic segment:
- the EMC3 gene encoding ER membrane protein complex subunit 3, which produces MAGPELLLDSNIRLWVVLPIVIITFFVGMIRHYVSILLQSDKKLTQEQVSDSQVLIRSRVLRENGKYIPKQSFLTRKYYFNNPEDGFFKKTKRKVVPPSPMTDPTMLTDMMKGNVTNVLPMILIGGWINMTFSGFVTTKVPFPLTLRFKPMLQQGIELLTLDASWVSSASWYFLNVFGLRSIYSLILGQDNAADQSRMMQEQMTGAAMAMPADTNKAFKTEWEALELTDHQWALDDVEEELMAKDLHFEGMFKKELQTSIF; this is translated from the exons ATGGCGGGGCCGGAGCTGCTGCTCGACTCTAACATCCGCCTTTGGGTGGTCCTACCCATCGTTATCATCACCTTCTTTGTGGGTATGATCCGCCACTACGTGTCCATCCTGCTGCAGAGCGACAAGAAGCTCACCCAGGAACAAGTCTCCGACAG TCAAGTCCTAATTCGGAGCAGAGTCCtcagggaaaatggaaaatacattcCCAAACAG TCTTTCTTGACACGAAAATATTACTTCAACAACCCAGAGGATGGAtttttcaaaaaaactaaaaggaaggTAGTGCCTCCTTCTCCTATGACTG ATCCCACTATGCTCACAGACATGATGAAAGGCAATGTAACAAATGTGCTCCCTATGATTCTCATTGGTGGATGGATCAACATGACTTTCTCAGGCTTTGTCACAA CCAAGGTCCCATTTCCACTGACTCTCCGTTTTAAGCCTATGCTGCAACAGGGAATTGAACTACTCACATTAGATGCATCCTG GGTGAGTTCTGCATCCTGGTACTTCCTCAATGTCTTTGGGCTTCGGAGCATTTACTCTCTGATTCTGGGCCAAGATAATG CTGCGGACCAGTCACGGATGATGCAGGAGCAGATGACGGGAGCAGCCATGGCCATGCCCGCAGACACCAACAAAGCTTTCAAG ACAGAGTGGGAAGCTTTGGAGCTGACGGATCACCAGTGGGCACTGGATGATGTCGAAGAGGAGCTCATGGCCAAAGACCTCCACTTCGAAGGCATGTTCAAGAAGGAATTACAGACCTCTATTTTTTGA